From the genome of Armatimonadota bacterium:
AAGTCCGGCTGGAACGCGGTGAAGAGGCCGGAGGCCTCGCGCGCGTCGGTCGTGCTGCGGACTTCCGTGGCCGGCGCCCCGCGGCGCAGGATCGCCTCGAGCAGCCGGACGTTGGCCTCCTGGTCGTCGACGATGAGGATGCGGGCGCCGTCAGGAAGGGAGGCCGACATGGCGGCCCTCGCGCCGTTCCAGTGCCCGGTCGAGGAGCTCCAGCAGGCGGCGGACGTCCAGCGGTTTGGTCAGGTACTCCTGCGCGCCCATGGCGCGCAGCCGCTCGATCTGGTGGGGGGTGGCGTCGGCGCTGATCACCACCACGGGGATCTCCCGGGTCTGGGGCTGAGCCTGCAGGCGGCGCAGGACCTCGTCCCCGGGCATGTCCGGCAGGTGCAGGTCGAGCAGCACCAGGTCGGGACGGTGCTCGCGGATGAGGTCGAGGCCCAGCCGCCCCTGGATCGCCGGCAGCAGCTCCACCTCGGGCCGATGGGCCAGGACGCGCTGGAGGAGTTTCAGGTTGGAGAGGTTGTCCTCGATGTAGACGATGCGGGCGCGCCGGGCGCCCGCGGGGCGGGCGGCTCCGACAGCAGACGGTTCCAGGGCTGGTTCCTCCGCCTCCGGCAGTTCCACCCAGAAGGTACTGCCCTGCCCCACCGTGCTCTCCACGCCCAGCGTCCCGCCCATCGCCTCCACCAGCCGNNNNNNNNNNNNNNNNNNNNNNNNNNNNNNNNNNNNNNNNNNNNNNNNNNNNNNNNNNNNNNNNNNNNNNNNNNNNNNNNNNNNNNNNNNNNNNNNNNNNCCGGCCTTCAGGATGTCGGCCACGCTCTCCCGCTGCTCCGGGGAGAGGTTGTCCATCTCCAGCAGCTGCGCGAACCCCAGGATGGCGTTGAGCGGGGTGCGCAGCTCGTGGCTCATGCGGGAGAGGAACTCGCTCTTGGCCTGGTTGGCCTGCTCGGCCACCCGCTGCCCCTCCTCAGCCACCCGGCGGGCCTCCTCGGCCCGGCGGCGCTCCTCCTCGGCCTGACGGCGCGCGGTGATGTCGCGCACCACGCCGGTGAAGAGGCGCCGGCCTGCGGCCTGCGACTCGCTGAGGGAGATCTCCAGGACCACCTCGCGGCCGTCCCGGCGCAGGCCGGGCAGCTCGATGCCGCTCCACGCCAGCCGCCGCTCACCGGTCTGCACGTACCGGGCGAACCCGGCGCGGTGCGCCTCGCGCAGGCGCTCCGGCATGAGGTCGGTGAGGGGCCGGCCGACAAGCTCCTGAGGCGCGTAGCCGAAGATCTCCCCGGCGGCGGGGTTGGCGAAGAGGATGCGGTGCTCTTCGTCCACGGTCAGCAGGCCGTCGCGGATGGAGTCGGTGATCAGGCGCAGCTCCCGCTCGCGCTCGGCCAGGGCCGCCGCCGCCTGCATCGCCTCGGCCTGCCGCCGCTCCAGAGCGGCGGCCATCTCGTCGAAGGCGCGGGCGAGCTCGGCCAGCTTTCCGCGGCCCTGTGCGCCGGCGCGCGCGCTCAGGTCCCCGGCACTGAGCCGCCGGGCCGCCGCTACCAGCGCCCCCACACGGCGCACCACCAGGCGGTCACCGGCCACCCAGGCTGCCGCCAAGCCCAAGGCGGCTACCAGGATCAGCCCGGCCAGGTGCTGGAGCATAATGCGGGTCACGGCGGCGGTGGGTGTGGCCGGGCGACCGAGGAGCAGGTAGAGGCGGCCGGTGACGATCCCCGGCTGGGTGAAGGCATAGAGGTATGTGGTCCCGTCTGCAGCCGACACACGGACCGTCCCCTCGCCGCGCTCCACCAGGGCCCTCCGCAGCACCCCGTCGGGGAGACGCTGACCCACCCGGAGCCCGTCGGGAGGCCAAGAGGCCAGGACCACTCCAGCTCGATCGAGGACCGTGAGGGTGGTCTGTGCCGGCAGACCGACCGCGGCGATGGACCGGCCGAGTTGCCTCAGGGCCACCGCACCGAAGGCCACCCCCAGCACCTCGCCCGACGGGCCGAGCACCGGGGTACCGAAGTTGAGCGACGGCTGGCCCGTGATCCGTCCCACCTGGTACTCCCCGACGGCAAAGGCCCGGGTGGCCATGGCCGTCTGGAAGTAGAGGCGGTCGGCGATCCGCACGCCGGCAAAGCCGGGTAGCGCGCTGCAGAAGACCGACCCGTCGGCCCGGGCCACCCCCAGGTTCAGGTAGAGCGGCTGAGCCCGCAGCACGCCGGCGAGCACGCGCGAGCAGCCGGCACCGTCACCCTGCTGGACCTCGGGGAGGTTGGCCACCACCAGCAGTAAGTTCCGCACGCCCTCCAGGAGCTGTTCCTGGTGAGCCGTGGCTAGGCGCATGAGGTGGAGAGTCTCCTGCTCGGCGGCGGCGACCGTGAGGCGGCGCTGCTCCAGGTCGGCGTAGAGGGCCAGCACCAGCGCAGGCACGACCGCCAGGAGCACGAGGAGGAAGAGAGTCAGGCGGAGAGTGAGAAACCGATTTCGCAACCGCTGGGGCATAGATACGGGTCTCCCCGGCCGGGAGGCGAAGACCCGCCACGGTCATCCCGCCCGGTCGTTCGACGCTCCGGGCCTGTTGGGTCGACTCCTCCTGGGACTATGCCCAGCGGTTCTCCCCTGTAGGCTTCTGTGGGGCTAGACAAACGCACGGGCCATCCCCTGCCCGGGGGGTGGCCGAAGCCATCCCGTCATGCTGTTCCGTGCGATGTTCGTCGTTCATCCGACCTACGTCGGATGAACTTTGCCCGGACCCAGTTTTGTTCGGTATCGCCAGCCCGGCGCGGTCAGATCAGGTACCCGGCCGGCTCAGTCCCCGGATGGCTCGCTGGTGCTCTTCACATCCGGTGCTGGAATCAGGCAGGACAGCGGGTTTCGAGGTGGTCGGGCCGCCGGGATTTGAACCCGGGACCTCTTGAACCCCATTCAAGCGCGCTACCAGGCTGCGCCACGGCCCGACGCCGTGCGGACACACCCAGTCTAGCACGGCCGTCCTCGGCTAGCACACCGGGCGGTGGGCCTCGCCGCGCAGCAGCGGCAAGAGCGCCTCCCGCAGGGCCCGGCGCGTCTGTGCCCACGTCGGCAGCGCCGCCCCCCGGGCGGCCGCCTCGTGTGAGAGCCGCGCGCGCAGGTCGGAGTCGCGGGTCACCCGCTCCAGCGCCGCCGTGAGCGCGGTCACGTCGTCCGGGGGGACCAGGATCCCGCCGCGCCCCTGGCCGACCAGGTCGCGCAGCCCCGGGACGTCGCAGCCCACCACCGGCAGGCCGAAGGCGAGCGCCTCCGCCACCGCGACACCGTAGGACTCGTAGGCCGAGGGCAACACGAAGACGTCCGCGGCTGCGTAGCGGCGGGCCAGGTCGCTCCCGGCGAGAGGGCCGTGGACGTGAACGCGCCGCGCCACGCCCAGCGCCACGATGGCCGCACGGAGGCGCGCGGCGTAGTCCGGGTCGAGCACGGCCCCGACGAGGTCCAGCGTCACGACGTTCGGGAGGCGGGCCAGCGCCTCGAGCAGGAGGTGGATGCGCTTCACCGGGGACCAGTTGGCCACGCACAGCAGCCGCAGGGGACCGCGGCGCTCACGTCGGGGCGCAGCGGCGTGCACGCCGGGAGCGTCCTTCCCCGGGGGGATCACCCTGAGGCGGTCGGGTGAGGCGACCAGGTCGAGCAGTGCGCGGCCCTCGCTGGCGCCGACGGCGATGACCAGGTCGGCCCTGGGCAGCACAGCCGCCTCGGCGCGGCGCCACAGCGCCGCGCGCTCGGGGTCGGCGGCGCTGGGCTGGAAGAGCATCAGGGCCACCACCCGCGCCGGCGGCTCTGTGGCGTCGCCCCTCCTCGCCGCCACCCACGCCGCCGCACGGTCCAGCACCAGGCTGTCCACCAGGAGCATCCGCGGCAGGGCACCGGCCGGGGGCGCCGCCGTCAACCGCACCGGGACGCCCGCCTCCTCCAACGCCTGGATCAGGTGACGCAGGTACAGGTTGCCGCCGGTGGTGGTGCTCAGGTCCGCGGAGGTCCAGAGGGCGACCGCGTCATCCTTCATTCGACCGGACCGCGTCGTCCGCCACCCGAGCGGATCGCGTCACCCCTCATTGGAGCGGATCGCCGCCTCGTAGGCGGCAAAGACGTCCGGAGACTCCCACACCGTCACCCGCAGCCGGTCCACACCGCGCACGCTGGCCAGTCCGGCCTGGAGGACGGCAAAGATGCGCCGGGCCACCACCTCGGCCGTGGTGTTCTGGCCCTGGAAGGCGGCGACCTCGTCGAGGTCCCGGTAGTGGAACTCCCCCACGGCAGCGTTCAGGAGCCCGCGCAGGGTGCCGACGTCGATGAGGGTCCCGCCCTCGCTCAGCGCCGGCCCGCGCACGACCGCCTCGACCACGTAGGTGTGCCCGTGCAGCCGCGTGGCCGGGCCGAAGTCACCGCGCAGCCGGTGGGCGGCCTCGAACCGGGCGCGCACCCCCACCTCGAACATCACCGTGCACCCCTCATCCGCCGTTGCCCGTCGCCGGCCCGTCGGCGCCGGTCGCCCCTCCATCGTAGGTGAGGACGACCTGGACCGTCTCCTCCGGATGCCGGTCCACCAGGGCGTAGGCCTCCGCCGCCCGGTCGAACGGGATGCGGTGCGTGATGAGCGGGGCGAGGCGCAGGTCGCCTTCGCCCAAGAGCGCGCGCGCCACCTGCAGGCGGCGGGCGCGATCCCACCGCGCCGAGACCTCCGCAGGCAGGTGCCCGACCTGGGAGGCGACGAGCCGCAGCCGCCGCCGGTGGAACGCCCCGCCCAGGTCGAGGGTCACCGGCTTCTGCCCGTACCAGCTCAGCACCACCACCCGTCCCTCGAGACCGGCCAGCTCCAGCGCGCTCTGCAGCGCGGCCGGGGCGCCGCTCGCCTCCACCACCAGGTCGGCCCCGCGTCCGCCGGTCAGCGTCCGGACCACAGCCGCCACGTCGTTCTGGGCCGGGTTGAGGACGGTGGGGATGCCCACGGTGCGGCTCACCGCGCGGCGCCGCGCCAGCGGCTCGACCGCCACCACCGCCACGCCCGGGATCCGCCGGAGGAGTTGGGCGACCAGCAGGCCGACCGTCCCCTGCCCCAGGACGACCGCGCACTCCCCGACGCGCGGAGTCGCGTCGAGCATGGCGGTGAGCGCCGTCTCCAGGTTGGCCAGCAGCACCGCCTGCTCCGGGGGACAGCCCGGCGGCAGCGGGACGGCCTGTCCGGCGGGCAGGGTGAACGCGGTCTGGTGCGGGTGGTGAGCGAAGACCAGGTCGCCGGGCCCGAGCCCGGTCACTCCCGGGCCGGTGACGGCGACGCGCCCCACGCAGGCGTAGCCGTACTTGATCGGGAAGGCGAACCCGCCGCGCAGGGCCGGCAGGTCGAGCGGCAGGCGCGGGTCGACCTCGCCGCGGTAGACGAGCATCTCGGTGCCGTGGCTGACGGCCGAGCAGACGGTCTGGACGAGGACCTCGCCCGCGCCGGGGGGCGGGAGGTCTTCCTCGCGGATCTCGACGGCACGCGGCTCGCGGAACCAGACCGCCCGGGCCCGCATAGGCATGGAGTTGTGCGGGGGCGGGCCTGCTCCTGCCAGGGCCCGGGCCGCTGCGCTCCTGCCTCAGGGCTCGGGCGCTGCGGTGGCGGAGGCAGGCGCGAGCGCTAGCGGCGACCCTCGGGGCGGACCGGCGGCGTCAGCTCCTGCTGCAGCTCGGTCATGCGCAGCACATCCTCGACGCGCGCCCGCAGCAGCCGCAGCTCCTGGTCGACCGTGTCCAGGCGCGTCCGGAGGTCCGTGGTCAACCCGCGGTCGCGGTCGTACACCTCCGCCTTCACCGCGGCGAGCTCCCGGTCGCGGTCGGCCACCAGGCGCTGGAGCCGCGCGCGCTCTGCCTGGTAGCTCAGCATGTCGAAGAGCCCGCCGAGCAGCATCAGCACCCATCCCCCCGCCGCCACGAGCAGCAGGTCGCGCAGGCGCACGCTCAGCGCCGTCCCCGCCAGGGTCAGCGTCACCGCCTGCTGCAGCACCGCCGGGTTCTGCAGCATGACCACGGCGAGCCCGGCGGCCAGCACGAGCAGGAAGACCAGTTGCCAGACCATGACCCTCACATCCTCTCCCGACACCACACCGGCTGCAGGGTGTCGTCCCTCTCATTTTCCCCCGCCCGGGGCCGACAGCGCGCCCGTCCGGCGCGGAGCGGGATCGGACGCCGGGCCCGGGGCGGCCAGGAGCGTCCGGAGCCGGAAGATGCGGAACGTGCGCAGCGGGCGCCCGTGGAAGTGGACCACCTCGGGTGGGGCCTCCTCCACGTGCCCGGCGTGGCGCTCCCAGGCCACGTGCGGCGTCCAGCGGGCGTCCACCACCGCCACCGCGTCGCGCCCGGCCAGCGCGGCCGGCGGCGTCCAGATGGAGGCCGGGTTGGGTTCGGGCAGGAGCGTGACCGGCACCTGCCACCGCGTGTAGTAGGCCAGCTGGGCGGCCACCTGGTAGCGGTCGGCGGCGATGACGGCCCCCGGCGGGAGGGCGGCCAGCTCGGCCTGCACCCTCGCCGCCGCCTGGGGCCAGCCGTACAGGTCCTCCGCCCCGGGCAGCGGCGGCAGGGCGGGCACGACGGCCACCGCGAAGCCGTAGGCAAGGATCGCCCCGCTGAGCGCCGCGAGCGCGGCCGTCGTCCGGGTCCACAGCGCCCCCAGCACCACCGCCAGCCCCAGGTAGGCCGGCCCCAGCCAGTTGCCGTGGGGCGCCCCGCTCACCCAGGCGGCGGCCGCCGGCATCGCCACCGCCGGCAGCGCCGTCCAGAAGAGGAAGGCGAAGCGCGCGTCCCGCCGCCGGCGCCAGGCCGCCGCCAGCGCCCAGGCAAACGCCGGGACGAGCAGCAGGGCGAAGGCGAACTGCTGCGTGAGCAACTGGACGACGCCGAGCCACCCCGTCGCCGTGCCCGGGACGCGCTCGAAGAGGACGAACCGCACTGCGGCCCACCGGTGGGTCAGGTTCCACCAGAGCACGGGCAGAGCGCCCGCGGCCGCAACGGCCGCGCCCAGCCAGGGTCCCGGGCCCCGCACCACCCGCCACCGGCCCGCCGCCACCACCACCGCGCCCAGCGGCAGCAGGACGATGGCGAACTTGCTGAGGACGCCCAGCCCTGTCGCCAGGCCCGCGGCCAGCCACGCTCCGACGGGCGCCGGGGCCGGTCCGCCGAAGATCCGCCATAGCGCCCGCATGGCCACCACCCAGGCCAGGAAGAGTGGCGCGTCGGGCGTGGCCAGGAGCCCCGCCCCGGCCAGCACCGGGGTGAGCTGGAAGAGCAGCGCGGCGAACACCCCGGCGCGCGGGCCGAAGAGGTCCCGCCCCAGCAGGAAGAGCGCGTACGTGGTGAGGAACCCCAGGACCAGCGCCGGGAGGCGGACCCACACCGGCCCGTCGGCCAGGGCCGTCCCCGCGGCGATGAGGTAGGCGATCATGGGCGGGTGGTCGAGGTAGCTCCAGTCGAGCCGCTGGGCCCACAGCCAGTAGTAGGCTTCGTCGTCGATGAGCGGCACCGTCCCGGCGGCGACCAGGCGCAGGGCCGCCAGGACGCCCACGGCCAGCAGGGCGGCCCGCATCAGGCCGGGGCGGGCTTGCGGGTGCGGGCGCGCAGCTCGAAGCGGATGGGCGCTCCCGGGAAGGGGAAGCTGTCCCGCACGGCACGCTCGAGGTACTGCAGGTAGCTCTCGGGGAGGAGCGTCGGGTCGTTCACGAAGAGGACGACCGTGGGCGGCCTGGCGTGGGGCTGCGTGGCATAGAGGATCTTGGCGCGCCGCCCGCGGTGGTCGGCCGGCGGCGGGGCGGCGGCCTCGGCCGCTTCGATCACCCGGTTGAGCGGCCCCGTGGGGACGCGCGTGGCGTAGGCCTCGGCGACGCGCCCGAGGGCCTCCAGGAGGGCGTCCAGGCCCGTGCGGGCGGTGGCGGAGACCGGCACCTGCGGCGCATAGGCGACGAAGCGCAGGGCGTGCGCCGCCGCGCACCGCACCTCCGCGGCGCGCTCCCGGTTGCCGGCGACCAGGTCCCACTTGTTCAGCACCACCACGAGGCCGCGCTCCGATGCGGCGATCTGTCGGGCGATGCGCTGGTCCTGGTCGGTCACCCCCTCGGCCGCATCCACCACCAGCACGGCCACGTCCGCCCGCTCGAGCGCCCGGCGGGTGCGGCTGACGCTGTACCGCTCCACCGGCGCCCCCACCCGGGCCGGGCGGCGCAGCCCGGCCGTGTCGACGAGGACGTACGGCGCGCCCCCGATCTGCACGACAGTGTCCACCGCGTCGCGCGTCGTGCCGGGCTCGGGAGCCACCACGACGCGCTCCTCCCCCAGCACCGCGTTCACCAGGGAGGACTTGCCGACGTTGGGCCGTCCCACGACGGCCACGCGGGTGGGGGCTGCCGCCTCCTCGGCCTCGTCGGTCGGCGGCAGCAGCGCCACCACCTCGTCGAGGAGGTCCCCGGCCCCGCGCCCGTGC
Proteins encoded in this window:
- the der gene encoding ribosome biogenesis GTPase Der; protein product: MARPVVAIVGRPNVGKSALFNRLIGRRQAIVEETPGLTRDRLYAPVEWSGRSFLLVDTGGLRAGEERGAVDAVARAVREQTLRAVEEAAVLLFVVDAQSGLLPEDAEVAHLLRQARKPVLLVANKVDGPEQEAAVHEFHALGLGAPLPVSALHGRGAGDLLDEVVALLPPTDEAEEAAAPTRVAVVGRPNVGKSSLVNAVLGEERVVVAPEPGTTRDAVDTVVQIGGAPYVLVDTAGLRRPARVGAPVERYSVSRTRRALERADVAVLVVDAAEGVTDQDQRIARQIAASERGLVVVLNKWDLVAGNRERAAEVRCAAAHALRFVAYAPQVPVSATARTGLDALLEALGRVAEAYATRVPTGPLNRVIEAAEAAAPPPADHRGRRAKILYATQPHARPPTVVLFVNDPTLLPESYLQYLERAVRDSFPFPGAPIRFELRARTRKPAPA
- a CDS encoding PAS domain S-box protein encodes the protein MPQRLRNRFLTLRLTLFLLVLLAVVPALVLALYADLEQRRLTVAAAEQETLHLMRLATAHQEQLLEGVRNLLLVVANLPEVQQGDGAGCSRVLAGVLRAQPLYLNLGVARADGSVFCSALPGFAGVRIADRLYFQTAMATRAFAVGEYQVGRITGQPSLNFGTPVLGPSGEVLGVAFGAVALRQLGRSIAAVGLPAQTTLTVLDRAGVVLASWPPDGLRVGQRLPDGVLRRALVERGEGTVRVSAADGTTYLYAFTQPGIVTGRLYLLLGRPATPTAAVTRIMLQHLAGLILVAALGLAAAWVAGDRLVVRRVGALVAAARRLSAGDLSARAGAQGRGKLAELARAFDEMAAALERRQAEAMQAAAALAERERELRLITDSIRDGLLTVDEEHRILFANPAAGEIFGYAPQELVGRPLTDLMPERLREAHRAGFARYVQTGERRLAWSGIELPGLRRDGREVVLEISLSESQAAGRRLFTGVVRDITARRQAEEERRRAEEARRVAEEGQRVAEQANQAKSEFLSRMSHELRTPLNAILGFAQLLEMDNLSPEQRESVADILKAG
- a CDS encoding glycosyltransferase family 39 protein; protein product: MRAALLAVGVLAALRLVAAGTVPLIDDEAYYWLWAQRLDWSYLDHPPMIAYLIAAGTALADGPVWVRLPALVLGFLTTYALFLLGRDLFGPRAGVFAALLFQLTPVLAGAGLLATPDAPLFLAWVVAMRALWRIFGGPAPAPVGAWLAAGLATGLGVLSKFAIVLLPLGAVVVAAGRWRVVRGPGPWLGAAVAAAGALPVLWWNLTHRWAAVRFVLFERVPGTATGWLGVVQLLTQQFAFALLLVPAFAWALAAAWRRRRDARFAFLFWTALPAVAMPAAAAWVSGAPHGNWLGPAYLGLAVVLGALWTRTTAALAALSGAILAYGFAVAVVPALPPLPGAEDLYGWPQAAARVQAELAALPPGAVIAADRYQVAAQLAYYTRWQVPVTLLPEPNPASIWTPPAALAGRDAVAVVDARWTPHVAWERHAGHVEEAPPEVVHFHGRPLRTFRIFRLRTLLAAPGPASDPAPRRTGALSAPGGGK
- a CDS encoding response regulator; this translates as RLVEAMGGTLGVESTVGQGSTFWVELPEAEEPALEPSAVGAARPAGARRARIVYIEDNLSNLKLLQRVLAHRPEVELLPAIQGRLGLDLIREHRPDLVLLDLHLPDMPGDEVLRRLQAQPQTREIPVVVISADATPHQIERLRAMGAQEYLTKPLDVRRLLELLDRALERREGRHVGLPS
- a CDS encoding 6-carboxytetrahydropterin synthase; translation: MFEVGVRARFEAAHRLRGDFGPATRLHGHTYVVEAVVRGPALSEGGTLIDVGTLRGLLNAAVGEFHYRDLDEVAAFQGQNTTAEVVARRIFAVLQAGLASVRGVDRLRVTVWESPDVFAAYEAAIRSNEG
- a CDS encoding glycosyltransferase family 4 protein; this translates as MKDDAVALWTSADLSTTTGGNLYLRHLIQALEEAGVPVRLTAAPPAGALPRMLLVDSLVLDRAAAWVAARRGDATEPPARVVALMLFQPSAADPERAALWRRAEAAVLPRADLVIAVGASEGRALLDLVASPDRLRVIPPGKDAPGVHAAAPRRERRGPLRLLCVANWSPVKRIHLLLEALARLPNVVTLDLVGAVLDPDYAARLRAAIVALGVARRVHVHGPLAGSDLARRYAAADVFVLPSAYESYGVAVAEALAFGLPVVGCDVPGLRDLVGQGRGGILVPPDDVTALTAALERVTRDSDLRARLSHEAAARGAALPTWAQTRRALREALLPLLRGEAHRPVC
- a CDS encoding zinc-binding dehydrogenase, translating into MPMRARAVWFREPRAVEIREEDLPPPGAGEVLVQTVCSAVSHGTEMLVYRGEVDPRLPLDLPALRGGFAFPIKYGYACVGRVAVTGPGVTGLGPGDLVFAHHPHQTAFTLPAGQAVPLPPGCPPEQAVLLANLETALTAMLDATPRVGECAVVLGQGTVGLLVAQLLRRIPGVAVVAVEPLARRRAVSRTVGIPTVLNPAQNDVAAVVRTLTGGRGADLVVEASGAPAALQSALELAGLEGRVVVLSWYGQKPVTLDLGGAFHRRRLRLVASQVGHLPAEVSARWDRARRLQVARALLGEGDLRLAPLITHRIPFDRAAEAYALVDRHPEETVQVVLTYDGGATGADGPATGNGG